The Halarchaeum grantii genome contains a region encoding:
- a CDS encoding P-loop NTPase — MVEAFAVASGKGGTGKTTSTLALGLALAEEYDVTVVDADTGMANLLFHAGLEDAPVTLHDLLLTDSDAAVADARYERFGLTVVPCGTDLAGFRDADPTRLRDVVAELAADTDVLLLDSPAALGSPASVLPIVLADRTIIVTQPTIPALSDALKVQEYAASYGTGVAGVLFNKVRPADGIDAIAPKAERYFEGPVVGTVPDDDAARAARRAGEPLLAYAPDSPAARAYRDAAATIDVDRGDGDALADRFRSAVIPEAI; from the coding sequence ATGGTCGAAGCGTTCGCCGTCGCGAGCGGCAAGGGCGGCACCGGGAAGACGACGAGCACGCTCGCGCTCGGCCTCGCACTCGCCGAGGAGTACGACGTGACCGTCGTGGACGCGGACACGGGGATGGCGAACCTGCTTTTTCACGCCGGCCTCGAGGACGCCCCGGTGACGCTCCACGACCTCCTGCTCACCGACAGCGACGCCGCCGTCGCGGACGCCCGCTACGAGCGCTTCGGGCTCACCGTCGTCCCCTGCGGGACGGACCTCGCGGGCTTCCGCGACGCCGACCCGACGCGCCTGCGCGACGTCGTCGCCGAACTCGCGGCCGACACCGACGTCCTCCTCCTCGACTCGCCGGCGGCGCTCGGGTCGCCGGCGTCCGTCCTCCCCATCGTCCTCGCGGACCGCACGATCATCGTCACCCAGCCCACGATTCCCGCGCTCTCGGACGCGCTCAAGGTCCAGGAGTACGCGGCGTCCTACGGGACGGGCGTCGCGGGCGTCCTCTTCAACAAGGTCCGCCCCGCGGACGGCATCGACGCCATCGCGCCGAAGGCCGAGCGCTACTTCGAGGGGCCGGTCGTGGGGACGGTGCCGGACGACGATGCGGCGCGCGCCGCCCGCCGCGCCGGCGAACCCCTCCTCGCGTACGCGCCCGACAGCCCGGCCGCGCGGGCCTACCGGGACGCCGCCGCGACCATCGACGTTGACCGGGGCGACGGCGACGCGCTCGCCGACCGCTTCCGCAGCGCCGTCATCCCCGAGGCCATCTAG
- a CDS encoding DUF7262 family protein has product MRDADRGQLSIPVIEAAIGVVLVLAVVVGFTLGVPHPDGTERQLDAYAHDAATVLAEEPPRHGGATRLEEVSASAARFERERAALEERLTRVLPANCMFRVTTPHGTVGYPRPAGVPVGEATVPTAGGPVTVEVWYV; this is encoded by the coding sequence ATGCGTGACGCCGACCGCGGCCAGCTCAGCATCCCGGTCATCGAGGCGGCCATCGGCGTCGTCCTCGTGCTCGCGGTCGTCGTCGGGTTCACGCTCGGCGTCCCGCACCCGGACGGGACGGAGCGCCAACTCGACGCCTACGCGCACGACGCCGCGACCGTCCTCGCCGAGGAGCCGCCGCGCCACGGCGGCGCCACGCGACTCGAGGAGGTGAGCGCGTCCGCGGCGCGCTTCGAGCGCGAGCGCGCGGCGCTCGAGGAGCGCCTGACGCGCGTCCTGCCCGCGAACTGCATGTTCCGCGTCACGACGCCGCACGGCACCGTGGGCTATCCGCGCCCCGCCGGCGTCCCCGTCGGCGAGGCGACCGTGCCGACCGCCGGCGGCCCCGTCACGGTCGAGGTGTGGTACGTATGA
- a CDS encoding DUF7261 family protein → MRDRGQLVLIAAVVVALAFVPVLFAYLQFGYAGDASAMTARDDTGAATVAALDRSVDTAAPLLAQQYAWGARSRAVAAYRDALDARIDGITDGTLAAGGAVVVAYDADGAAAYARAHCPSGVGRAFGSCEAHDGVVVQERDGRTHIVAVAVEVTVVTGGSETHLSVVVERAG, encoded by the coding sequence ATGAGGGACCGTGGCCAGCTCGTCCTGATCGCGGCCGTCGTCGTCGCGCTCGCGTTCGTCCCGGTGCTGTTCGCCTACCTCCAGTTCGGCTACGCGGGCGACGCGTCCGCGATGACCGCGCGCGACGACACCGGCGCGGCCACCGTCGCCGCGCTCGACCGGAGCGTGGACACCGCCGCCCCCCTCCTCGCCCAGCAGTACGCGTGGGGCGCGCGGAGTCGGGCGGTCGCCGCCTACCGCGACGCGCTCGACGCGCGCATCGACGGCATCACGGACGGCACCCTCGCGGCCGGCGGTGCGGTCGTGGTCGCATACGACGCGGACGGCGCGGCGGCGTACGCCCGAGCGCACTGCCCGTCCGGCGTCGGGCGCGCCTTCGGGTCGTGCGAGGCGCACGACGGCGTCGTCGTCCAGGAGCGCGACGGCCGGACGCACATCGTCGCCGTCGCCGTCGAGGTCACCGTCGTCACCGGCGGGAGCGAGACGCACCTCAGCGTGGTCGTCGAACGCGCCGGCTAG